The region TACGGCTGCAACAATTCCAATGGTGGAAAGCCCCCAGAAGGCCATTTTTTCAATGAGGTCGGGAAAACATTCCTGCCCCGGTTTCGGTGCTGGCGGTAGATAGAAGTAAACTTGGTGGAGACCAATGATATTGATGAGTGTGGACCAACCCAATTGGCCGATCGCATAACTCATTTGTTTTCGAAATGGTAAAGATGGTTTTCGCATGTTTCTCACTAGAGGCGGTAAAGTAGGAGCATACTACCGCCAAAAGTAAAAAAGGCAAACTACTTTTTATGTTTATAGAGCTCTGGAAAATTTTTCTCGTCGTAAAGGGATTGTGTTTCGTATTCTTCCCATCCTTCAGGAACACCTTCTGTAAATTCAGGCACCATAGAACAGTCACGAATTAAGTTCATGGTCTGAACCATTTCACTTCCTTTTACGTTTAAGTATCCTTCAGCAAACAATGAATTGGCTACAAATAGAGCCATAGATTGTAAGGAACCTAAATGGCCTTCTCTTCCTGCACCAATCCGAATTTCTGAATCTGGATTTACCAATCGAAATACAGACAAAACTCGGATACAAAACTCTGGAGTGAGTGATGACTTCTGGATGGCATGACCTTTGATAGGAATAAAAAAGTTAACAGGGATAGATATAACACCAAGACGTTTCAATTCAAAAGCAACTTGCACAAGGTCTTTCAATTCTTCTCCCATCCCGACTATGATCCCAGAACAAAGTCCGATATCTGCTTCTTTTGCCGCCTCAAGTGTTGTTAGTCGGTCTTTGAAGGTATGAGTGGAACAAATTTCATTGTATTTGGACTCTGAAGTATTGAGGTTATGATTGTACCTGTCAAGGCCTGCATCTTTTAAGGTTCTGGCTTTTTTAGCATCCAAAATTCCTGCAGACAAACAAACCTTCATTCCAAGTTCTCCATTGATTTTGGAGATGGTCTCAGCGAGTTTATCAACTGCCTTGTCCGTTGGACCACGGCCCGAGGTCACCATACAAAACCGGTAGGCACC is a window of Leptospira kanakyensis DNA encoding:
- the bioB gene encoding biotin synthase BioB; translation: MIAEVQEKTVSQAPSLITEAEAFEILEGKVPLLSVVARAAEERNRYYTNRVRIHILDNIKNGYCPEDCGYCAQRKGGDSGIQEYSLKSPEEIWEDAKRAKDNGAYRFCMVTSGRGPTDKAVDKLAETISKINGELGMKVCLSAGILDAKKARTLKDAGLDRYNHNLNTSESKYNEICSTHTFKDRLTTLEAAKEADIGLCSGIIVGMGEELKDLVQVAFELKRLGVISIPVNFFIPIKGHAIQKSSLTPEFCIRVLSVFRLVNPDSEIRIGAGREGHLGSLQSMALFVANSLFAEGYLNVKGSEMVQTMNLIRDCSMVPEFTEGVPEGWEEYETQSLYDEKNFPELYKHKK